DNA from Streptococcus parasuis:
CCTGCAAAGAGAAACCAGAGGAGTGGTTTATGATAAAGATTGATAGCTTTTTGGACAGCATTTGATTCTGGACTGGTAGTTTGCCAGTCACTATTTAAAATTGGAAGTATAGTGAACAGTAAGATAAAGATTGGTGGGTTGTCTCCAGTCAGGTAGCTATGTATATATAAGCTAAAAATCGCTGTATAGAAGAGAACAATCAAAGTAAGAATGAGTTTCGGTTTGTCAACGTTCATCCGGCTTCTCCTTTTTGAAATACAGTCGATAAAGAATAGCAACAGCAAAGCCAGCAGGAAGGATGAGGACAAGTGGTTTGACATGCCCTAGCCAAATACCCACGGAATAGGTCAAGGTCATGGCAAACAGGGCAAAGATGGTTTGGATGATAAAGTAGCGTTTTCCTTCTGCGGTTTTATAGGATTTGATCATCTGAATGGTCGGTAGCATGAGCAAGAAGGAACCGCTAATCGGCTCATTGACGATATAAGAGTAGATGAAGAGGGCAGAAAGTAAACTATAAAAGAGAACGAAAAATCGACAGGTTTGTTTTGGAGTAGGAGGTTTATTCATGGTGTTAGCTCCTTATTTTTTCTTGGCAGAATCTGCTTCCAGTTTTTGCAGATAGGCAATGGCAGACAGGGCTAGACTGGCAAAGAGGCCCATCATGCCACCGAAGAGGAGGGATTTTACGTGGAAGATAGAATCCAGTAGGGGAAGATTGAGGCTAAAGAGGTCTGCCAGACCAGCAAAGAGGCTAGAGAGCAGGGCAACTCCCAGTCCCCAAACGAGTGGATTGAGGGTCTGTCCATGTCTTTCCTCAGGGCTGAGTTCGTCTATGTCATATTGGGGAAGGTCAGCATGGAGAGTACGCATATTAACGATACCAATTAGGATAATACTGAAGAAGGTAATGATCATTGGATAGTAGGTGGCAACCTCTACAGGATAGCGGATAGCTAGGAAGTAGGCGACAGCATTTCCAAGAGCAAGGAAGAAGAAGTGATAGATAAGGGCCTGTCCGCCGATAGCATCAGCCTCGGTCCGTCGGTATTCATCTAAAGGACCGCGGATACCATAAAAACGTTTAATCATATTTTTGATCCACTTGGGTTCTTCTTTGGAAATAGCAGAGCTGACAGTTAGGTTTTCTGCCTTTTTCATGCGCTTGCGAAGTGTGATTTCGATATAGATTCCCATGAAAACACCGACTAGACAGGCTGCTAGGAATTTTCGGAAGTCAAATAAATGGTCTAGTGGATTGAGTCCCTCCATCCAGGCATTAAATCCCGTGTTCCAGATATACATACCACAGGTGAAATAGAGGGCGAATTTGATACTTGCTCCCTTGAATTTCTTTTGTTCCTTGTTAGTCAGTTCTTCTATATCTAAACTGTCCAGTTGACTGTGACGCAGTTTAAACATGATGTAGGTACTAGTCGCTAGATAGCTTAGGAGCAGGGCAACGGGGTAGCCAAATGCAACAACTTCTGGGAAGCGTTTGGATAGGGCAAGTGCCAGTAAGGTAAGAGCCATGGTGCCCCAAAAGAGCAGGATAAAGCAGGTATTGCCCAGTTGGAAGGCTTCTTTTTGGCGAAATTCATCCAAGGGACCTGTGATACCGTAAAAACGTTTGGTCAATTTTTCTCGAAAGGTTTCCTTTTTCATAAGCAGCTCCTTATTTTT
Protein-coding regions in this window:
- a CDS encoding MFS transporter codes for the protein MNKPPTPKQTCRFFVLFYSLLSALFIYSYIVNEPISGSFLLMLPTIQMIKSYKTAEGKRYFIIQTIFALFAMTLTYSVGIWLGHVKPLVLILPAGFAVAILYRLYFKKEKPDER
- a CDS encoding DUF3278 domain-containing protein, which translates into the protein MKKETFREKLTKRFYGITGPLDEFRQKEAFQLGNTCFILLFWGTMALTLLALALSKRFPEVVAFGYPVALLLSYLATSTYIMFKLRHSQLDSLDIEELTNKEQKKFKGASIKFALYFTCGMYIWNTGFNAWMEGLNPLDHLFDFRKFLAACLVGVFMGIYIEITLRKRMKKAENLTVSSAISKEEPKWIKNMIKRFYGIRGPLDEYRRTEADAIGGQALIYHFFFLALGNAVAYFLAIRYPVEVATYYPMIITFFSIILIGIVNMRTLHADLPQYDIDELSPEERHGQTLNPLVWGLGVALLSSLFAGLADLFSLNLPLLDSIFHVKSLLFGGMMGLFASLALSAIAYLQKLEADSAKKK